The following proteins are encoded in a genomic region of Desulfosporosinus youngiae DSM 17734:
- the hgcA gene encoding mercury methylation corrinoid protein HgcA, which translates to MQISSRELNITPTSAQLTFSDILGTWKARWGIGRMKYMVEPGLYSLGKPDSNSPVLVSANYKMSFDKLRKELKGIDAWILVLDTKGINVWCAAGKGTFGTQELLNRMAIVQLEKVVSHRTVIVPQLGAPGISAHVVAKFSGFKVVYGPVRAEDIKQFIKSGMKATQEMRTVRFGIYDRLVLTPVELVGTFKISLMIFGVLFLLNLLGLGPFGLVDFYAYMGAVVAGCVLTPVLLPWIPGRAFAWKGWVLGFIWAIIVNILNDWNGTGASEYSSLRALGYLFLLPSISAFLAMNFTGSSTFTSFSGVLKEMRKAVPAIIISTVLGMVLILVNSFMKL; encoded by the coding sequence ATGCAAATTTCCAGCAGAGAACTGAACATCACGCCAACTTCAGCCCAATTAACATTCAGTGATATTTTAGGAACTTGGAAAGCCCGCTGGGGAATTGGCAGAATGAAGTATATGGTGGAACCCGGCCTTTATAGTTTGGGAAAACCAGATAGCAATTCTCCCGTTCTGGTTTCGGCAAATTACAAAATGAGCTTTGATAAGCTTAGGAAAGAACTAAAGGGTATCGATGCCTGGATTTTGGTACTGGATACCAAGGGCATCAATGTATGGTGTGCTGCCGGAAAGGGAACCTTTGGAACCCAAGAACTACTAAACCGTATGGCCATAGTACAACTGGAGAAGGTTGTCTCGCACAGAACGGTAATAGTACCACAGCTAGGTGCTCCGGGCATAAGTGCTCACGTGGTCGCCAAGTTTTCGGGTTTTAAAGTAGTTTATGGGCCGGTCAGAGCTGAGGATATCAAACAATTTATCAAGTCAGGTATGAAAGCGACCCAGGAAATGCGTACAGTGAGGTTCGGCATCTATGATCGCCTGGTTTTGACCCCTGTGGAATTAGTCGGTACGTTCAAAATTTCCTTAATGATTTTTGGAGTTCTCTTTTTACTAAATCTCCTTGGCTTGGGTCCTTTCGGACTGGTTGATTTTTACGCCTATATGGGTGCGGTCGTGGCAGGATGTGTTTTAACCCCAGTCCTGCTGCCGTGGATTCCGGGCAGGGCTTTTGCCTGGAAAGGTTGGGTATTAGGTTTTATTTGGGCTATCATCGTTAACATACTTAATGACTGGAATGGGACGGGTGCTTCAGAGTACAGTAGTTTGAGGGCTCTGGGGTATCTGTTCCTTCTTCCGTCAATATCAGCATTTCTAGCGATGAATTTTACAGGATCTTCAACCTTCACATCCTTTTCGGGTGTCTTAAAAGAGATGAGGAAAGCTGTCCCCGCGATTATTATCTCGACGGTTCTGGGAATGGTTCTGATTTTGGTTAATAGCTTTATGAAACTCTAA
- a CDS encoding ArsR/SmtB family transcription factor — protein sequence MKYSYAEYVLLFKAIADQTRLNIVDLLSCGEMCACQLLDNFKITQPTLSYHMRILCDSGIVKGRREGAWMYYSINGEAIETIAEFISKIKSKKDKSINQTSTDYDCKRDCKINNDNSK from the coding sequence ATGCAGAATATGTTTTGTTATTTAAGGCAATAGCGGATCAGACACGTCTGAACATAGTCGACCTGCTTTCTTGCGGTGAAATGTGCGCCTGCCAACTCTTAGATAACTTTAAAATCACGCAGCCAACCTTGTCATATCATATGAGAATTCTGTGCGATAGCGGAATTGTTAAAGGAAGACGTGAAGGGGCATGGATGTATTATAGTATCAATGGTGAGGCAATAGAAACTATCGCTGAGTTTATTTCTAAGATTAAATCTAAAAAGGACAAAAGTATTAATCAGACCTCCACAGATTACGATTGCAAACGGGATTGTAAAATAAATAACGATAATTCTAAATGA